One Acidobacteriota bacterium genomic window, GCGACCGCCGGGGAGGAGTGCACCGAATCCTCTGTTTCGAACCGCCATTTTAGCTTCCCTGATTTAGCATCGAGGGCGTAGAGGTAGCTATCATAGCTTCCGAAGTAGACGGTGCCGTTAGCAACTGCCGGGGAGGAGCGCACCCAATACCCTGTTTCGAACCGCCATTTCAGCTTCCCTGATTTAGCATCGAGGGCGTAGAGGTAGTGATCGCTGCTTCCGAAGTAGACGGTGCCATCAGCGACCGCCGGGGAGGACCACACCGCATTCCCTGTTTTGAACTTCCATTTTAGCTTCCCTGATTTAGCATCGAGGGCGTAGAGGTAGTCATCGCCGCTTCCGAAGTAGACGGTGCCATCGGCGACCGCCGGGGAGGAGTCCACCGTACCCTCTGTTTCGAACCTCCATTTCAGCTTCCCTGATTTAGCATCGAGGGCGTAGAGGTAGTGATCGTGGCTTCCGAAGTAGACGATGTCATCGGCGACTGCCGGGGAGGAGTCCACCGCATTCCCTGTTTTGAACTTCCACCTTATCCGGTGGAATTCGGGAACCCCCTTTGTCTTATAGACCCCGGTATGAGCGAGGTTTGCCCGGAACATCATTTCATCCCTCCTTAGGTGAATACACCGTACACTTTTGGAAAAGGGTATGCTTTCACCACTATAAACTCTTCTCCCCTAATTTTCAAGAGGTATTTGGGAGTCGATCCCGATTAGGAAGGAGGTTCCTCGCCGGCGAGCCAGACGCCGTTTTTCGTTCGGTTCTTTATCACATACATCGCTTTATCCGCCAGGCGGATCAGCTCAGCAACAGAAGAGGCGTTTTTCGGATAGGTGGCGATGCCGAAGCTGGCGGTAAGTCTTATGTCCAGTCCCTTGGCTGTGGCGAAGCGATGAGAGGCTATTTTCTCCCTCAGGTTTTCGGCGAGCCTTTTCGCTTCGCAGACATCGGTATCGGGGAGGACGATGATATACTCATCACCACCATAGCGAACCAAGATGCAGTCTCGGGGGCTTTCCTCCTTTAAGAGGAGAGCCACCTCCTTTAGTACTTCGCCTCCGACCTCGTGTCCGTAGTTGTCGTTTACCTCTTTGAAGAAATCGAGGTCGAGGAAGATAAAGGAGAGAGGCTTTCCCTCCCTTTTCGCCTTTTCCATCTCCTCCCTCGCCTTTCTGAAGAGATAGCGTGAATTGTAGAGACCGGTGAGGTCATCGGTTATGGCGAGGAGTTGGGTTTTCTCGTAAAGGGTGGCGTTCTCTATGGCGATCGAGGCGAAGTCTGCCACCAGCTCCATCTTCTCGAGATCATAGTTGGTGAATCTGCCGCCTTCGCCTACTTTATTTATGATCTCGATGACTCCGAGCGTTTTGTTCCTGCTTACTAAAGGGACACAGAGTATCGACTTTGTTTTGAACCCGAGTATCTTATCGATATCGGGAAAGAAGCGCGGGTCCTTCCTCACATCGTTTACCAGGGCGGGTTTCTTCTCCTTAGCTACCCAGCCGGCAATCCCCTGGCCTATCTTGAGCTTTACTCCCTTGAGTTTCCCCCCCTTGGAGCCGAGAGCTTCTTTGAAGACGAGCTTTTCTCCCTCTTGATCTATGAGGAGAAGGGACCAAGCCTCCGAAGGAACGAGGGAGGTGCTTATATCCATCAGCTTAGTAAGTACCTCTCGAAGTTCTAAGGTGGAGGTTAAGGTCCTTCCTACCTCCCGGTAGAAATCGAACATCAACCGCGAGGTACTGCCCTTTTCCTGCTCAGGTAAATCTTCCATCCTTTTCCTGTAGGCAGAAAGCTATTTGGCTAGCTCGAGCTTCCCCCTCTTTTCCTCTATAAGTTCAACCAAACCGAGGACAAAGACCAGAGAGACGGCATAATGGAAGATCATCTCGAATATGGTGCCAAAGAACCCCCTTACTCCGCTTACCCGCGCCATATGTATGGCAGGTCGGAATAGATGGTAGATGATGAAGAGGAGACCGAGGAGAAGGAGTATCTGGGTGGATTTTTTAGTAAGGGTAGGCGATTCCACCTTCTGCCACTCCGCCACCCTCTTTAGGGCGATCACCACCGCTATGGCTAAGGGGATAAGGAAAAGAATGGCATCAGCGGAGTAGATTTTGAAGTTATAGTAGAAGAGATATTGAAGGGGTATTCGTCCACCTTCTATTGGGAGGATCATTAGAAAGAGATAGGAAAAAGCGGATATAAAGAGGATCTTAGCCAGCTCTTCCTGTTCCTTAAGGTAGAGATTAGCGAAGAGACCAAGCATCATCAGGAGGAAGAGGATGGTGAGAAGAAAACCAAAAAAGGAATAGCCGGTGGCGGCGATGGAGACGAACATCCCAAGGACGACAAGTCCCATATGGGCGAGCGAGACCAAAAGCTTGGTAAGCGATTGAGAAAGAAAGAGGTAACCTACTCCAAAGGAGGCGAGGGAGGCGATTAGCCAGTAGGCATCTGCACCCTCAAATCCGAGGAGCAACATCTTGAAGAGAAGGGAGAAGAACCACACCGCGGAGGTTGCCATTGCAAGGAACAACACCGGGTTGGTTCCGAATTCATATCTTTTTTCTTTCATCTGACCTAAACCCCTTTTTGCTTCCCTTTAAATTACTTAAGTTTCTTCAATTATAAAAACTTTTCTTTGGCTGATATCCTATAAGATATGCCTCCTTCTGTCAAGGTTTTTGAAAAGTGAGATCAAAGCAGTTCATCCCGTCCTTCTTCTTTTAGTTTAGCGATGATCTTCTTCACCTCCTGGGCTCGATCCTCGTGGCAGATGAGAAGGACATCGTCCGTTTCTACTACTACCAGATGGGAAACCCCAATAGCTGCTACTGGCTTTTTGGGGCTATCGATGATATTTTCTGTCGAGTCGATGGCAAAGAATTCCCCCCTAACCCGGTTTCCATTATCATCCTTTTCCCATACCGCCTTTAGTGCCTTAAAGCTTCCAAGGTCGTTCCAGGGAAAGATCCCCTTTACGCAAAGGATGTTTTCCGCCCGTTCCATTATTGCATAGTCGATGGAATCGACCGGTGCTTTGGCATAGAAGCGGACTACCGCTTCTTTTTCCTCCTCTTCTGTTCTTGCTGAGGCTATCTCTTCAAGCAGGGGATAGAGCTCGGGTTGATGTTCGGAAAAGGCAGAAAGGAGCGTTTTTATCCCGAAGACGAATATCCCCGAATTCCAGAAGAAGTTTCCCGCCGCAAGATAACTCTCCGCTTTTTTCCGATCGGGTTTTTCCACGAACCGGTTTACCTTGAATATCTCACATCCCTTTATCTCTTCCTCCTTTTCTCCTACTTCGATGTAGCCGTACCCCGTCTCCGGATAGCTTGGTTTTATGCCAAAGGTTATCAGGTTATCACCCACCTTTGCCCTCTCCACCGCAGCGGAAAGGGCGAGGCGGAAGAGATCGTCATCCCCAATGTGATGATCAGCGGGAAGGGCGACCATTACCTCGTCTGGGTCTATTCGATGGAGGTGGGCGGCGGCAAACCCAAGACAGGGGGCAGTGCTTTTCCCCGCCGGCTCGACGAGGATGTTTTCCTCAGGTGCTTCAGGGATCCTTTCTCGAAGGAGATGGCGGTGGGCTTCGCCGATGACGAAAAATATCTTATCGTAGGGGACAAGAGGGAGGAGGCGGGATACTGTTTCCTCGATCATCGTCCGTTCCGATGCGATGGGGAGGAACTGTTTCGGCAGATTCTTCCTGCTTCGGGGCCAGAAACGGGTTCCGGAGCCACCCGCCATTATCACCGCAAACATAGGCTATCTCCCCTCTTTGTGCCCTTCCATAAATTCCTTGAGCTTATCCTCCATCATCCTCCGGATCTCGTTGAGCCTTTTCTCTGTATCTGCCTCGAACCGGAGGACGATCACCGGCTGGGTGTTAGATGGTCTGATCAGCCCCCAACCATCGGGAAAGACTACCCTCACTCCATCTACATCGATGGTCTGGTAGTGTTCGTCGAAATATTTTTTCGCCTTCTCCACCACTGAGAACTTGATCTCATCGGGACAGGGGAGACGGATCTCCGGAGTGAAATAGGTCTTGGGGACATCGGCTAAATGCTCAGATATGGTTTTCTCCTCTCTGCTCAGGATCTCCAATAAACGGCAGGCGGCGAAGATGGCATCATCGAATCCGTAGTAATTGTCGGCGAAAAAGAGATGCCCGCTCATCTCCCCGGCTAAAGGGGCGTTTATCTCCGCCATCTTCTTCTTGATGAGGGAGTGCCCTGTCTTCCACATAACCGGGCGCCCCCCGTGTTTTTCGATGTCTTCGATTAGTGTCTTGGAGCATTTCACCTCGAAGATGATGGGAGCGCCGGGGTTCCTTTTAAGGACATCGCGAGAGAAGATTATGAGGAGCTTATCTCCCCAGACGATCTCCCCCTTCTCATCGATTACCCCTAACCTGTCTGCATCGCCGTCGAAGCCGAGGCCAAGGTCGTAACCCCCCTCCTTAACCGTTTTGATGAGGTCGGTTAAGTACTCGGGGACAGTGGGATCGGGATGGTGGTGAGGGAATCTTCCGTTGAGCTCGCAGTAAAGCTCCTTTACCTCACAGCCGAGTTCCCGGATGAGCCTTGGGGCGATCAAGCCAGCGGTGCCGTTTCCCGCATCGATCACCACCCTTAACTTCCGCTCGATCTTGATCCTCTCTTTGATCGCCTCGATGTAATCATCGATCAGGCTCCGCGAGCTGAGGGAGCCCGTTCCCGAGGCGAACTCCCCCTTCTCTATTATCTTCCTCACTTCCTGAATCTTCTCCCCATATATCGCCTTTTTCCCCTCACAGATCTTGAACCCATTGAATGAAGGAGGGTTGTGGGAGCCGGTTACCATAACCCCACCATCGAGGTCGAGGTAATGGAGGGAGAAATAAAAAAGTGGGGTAGTAACTACCCCAAGGTCGATCACCTCTGCTCCCGTTTCTATAAGGCCTTTTATTAGTGCTTTGGAGAAAGACTCGGAGGAAAGGCGATTATCCCTTCCCACCGATAGAAGCTTTTTCCCTCTCTCTTTGAGGTAGGTCCCTATCCCCAGACCGAGTTGATGCACCACTTCAGGGGTAAGGTCCTTGTCCACCTCACCTCGGATATCGTAAGCCCTGAAGATCCCTTGGTTCATCTTTGCTCCTATAGGGTTACATTTATCAACCTGTACCTTCGGGTTCCTAACCCGATCCTCTCGGCATAAGAGAGCCAGCCCCGCCAATCGACATCCGGGAAGAGAGCGCGAAACTTGTCCTCTCCGGGATTGAAGCCAGAGGTCAGCTTCGAGTTCTTTAGCCCTTGCTGCTGGTTGACCAGATCAACCGATGCCTGGTCGATCGCCACCGGGTCCCGGGAGGCGAGGATGCCGATGTCGGGAACGATGGGGTTATCGCTGAAGGTGAAGCAGTCACAATCAGGGGTTATGTCGAGGAGGAAGTTGAAAAACACGGTCTTATCCCTCTTTTTCTCCCAAGCAGCGTAGGCGGTCTCAACCGTCTTTTCCGCCACTACCTCCGGTGCCTCGTTCCACAGGATCCTGATCGCCCCCTGACGGCAAATGGTGATACAATCACCACAGCCGATGCATCTTTTTAGATCGAAGCTCGCCTTCCCCTTGATTATCTTTATCGCCGATACAGGACAGACAGCGACACATTCACCACATCCGATACAGAGTTCTTCCCTTCTTAACTCCGGCTTTATGTGGGCGTGCATCTGTTGTTTACCGCTTCTCGGCGCTGCTCCCATTCCCAGATTCTTTATCGCCCCACCGAAGGAGGTTATCATATGACCTTTAAAGTGGGTGAGCACTATCAGGGCGTCCGCGTAATAGATAGCGGAAGCAATGCGGACCTTCTTGAACCGCGGGAGGTTGACCTCCACCTCTACATAATCTTGGGAGATAAGACCATCGGCGATGATAACCGGTGCCCCAATTGTGGCGTAGGAGAAGCCGTGAGAGATAGCGAGTTCCAAATGATCCACCGCATTCTTTCTTTTCCCGATGTAGAGGGTATTTGTATCGGTGAGGAACGGTTTCCCTCCTCGCTCTTTGATCAAGGAGACGATGGGGGAGACGAAGATGGGACGGAGATAGCGGGTTCCTCCCTCTTCCCCCATATGGAGTTTTATCGCTACCAGATCCCCTTCATCTACGAAATCGTTCCCCACTCGGTTGATCAAAGCGATTAACTTCTCTATTAGGCTTTTGTTCTCCGTTGCCCGGGAACTGACAAAATATACCTCCGACATCTTCCTCTCCCCTTGGTGCCAAGTTTTCTTTTTTCAGTTGGCTGGTTTTACACAGCGGAAACCTATCTCCCAACTCCGCTGTTTCGGTTCCATCCCCGCCCTTGCCGGAGTGCGGAAGAAGAAGGGATTACTCATCCATCCCCCACCCCGGATAACATAGAACCCTTTTTTATAGTCCACATCTTTATGACGATTCCCCGGGTAAGGTCTATAGGGGGAATCAACCCATTCAGCTACATTACCCGCCATATCGAAAGTGCCATAAGGGCTTTTCCCCAATATATGAGAGCCGACAGCCGAGGTACTACCTACCTCCTTTTCTCCATAAGCACACCGGTATATAGTGAATAGATGAAATAAGGAGATAGATATATCCTTATTTCCCCAGGGAAACTCCCGTTTGTCCTCCCCCCTTGCCGCCTTTTCCCATTCCTCCTCGGTAGGGAGCCTTTTCCCCGCCCATTTAGCGTAAGCTTTGGCGTCCTCCAAGGTAATGTCGCAAACAGGATGCCTCCCCGTTCCCAGTGGGTACCTCCCTTTCTCCCAGTTGGGAGGTGGAGGGTAGCCCGTTTCCTTCAAAAACTTGAAGTAATCACGATTTGTTACCTCGAACTTATCTATGTAGAAGGAATCCACAAAGACCTTATGTTGTGGTTGCTCGTTTTTGAACCACTCGGCATCCCATTTATGAGATAGGTGGCTCTGGGAGATGTCGCTTAGGTTGGTACCCATAAAGAAGCTGCCCGCTGGCACAAGCACCATTTCCCCTCTTCCGGTATCGGGGAAGATGATGAAGAGGAAAAGGAAGAGAGCGATAGCGGTTATAAGTAGTACCGCAAATATCCCAAGTATCGCCTTGGCGAAGCCACTTCTGGTGTAGCCGGCTAAGGTGAAGATCCCCCTCCTTAGGAGATAAACCCCCAAGGCTAATAGAGGAAACTCCCACAGCTTGGTATAGAAGGTGGAAAGGGGCATAAGGGTGAAGAATATCTTCACCGAGGAGGAAAGCTCACGAAAATTGGCGAGAAGATAGGAAAAACCAATACCCCATACCCCCCAGCAGAGGATTACCGTTGCTGTTGCTAAGGGGGGAATGAAGAACCGACGAGCGATAAAACCGAAGATTAGGGCGAGAGCGAAGAAAACCACTCCCTCCTCGAATCTGATCCCATTCTCCTCTATCAGGGGGAGCATCACCAGTCCGATGGCAAACGCCGCCCAGAAGATAAATAGGTCCCGAAGCGAGGAGAGGGCTCGGGATATGGTGGGTTTTATCAGCTTGAACTCGGTGGTGATGACCGCGCTTAGGGTGTTTACGCCAGAGAAAAGGAAGGGAAGATAACCGCCTCGCGGGAAAAGAAGGGGTTTCCCTCCCTTCCAATACCCAAAGAAGGGGATGAAGGAGAGGGCGAAGACAGAGATGGCGCTTATGGGTACGGAATCGGATATTATTCCGATAAGGAACGATTGGGCTACCAAGCTTATCCCAAAAGCCAGCTGGGACATCGGAGAGAGTGAGGGGTGGGTTTTGAAGAGGAAAAAGCCAAATCCCACTCCCCAAAGGAGGAGGAGGGCGTTTTTCACCCATCCTAAGAGATCGAACCGTCTCGCCCGAAGGTGTGGGATTCCCTTTTCTTCCTTCTTTCCTGTGAGCTTCCTCTTTATTCTTTCGAAGATACTGGTCGTTCTTTCTTTTTCAACCGTTGGTAGTCTCACCGTCCTTGGCTTGCCCTCAAGCGCCTGGGCGAGCTCGGATGCGGAGTTCCATCGCTCCTCTTTGTTCTTCTTCAGCGCTTTCAATATCGCCTCGTTTATTCGCTCGGGTACATCGGGGATGGGCGCTGGTTCTTCTCCCAGGATCCGAGATTGCACATCCCCCCCGGGGAAGGGAGGTTGGCCGGTTAAGAACTCGTAAAGCACCACCCCTAAGGAGTAGATATCGCTCCGCTGATCAGTTGGTTCTCCCAAAAGTTGTTCCGGTGACATATAAAGTGGAGTGCCGATCACCTTGGCATGGGTTATCCTTTTGAGACAGTCGTCTATATTAGCGGCGATGCCGAAGTCGGTTATCTTGATCACCCCTTCGTGGGTCTTCATAATGTTTGAGGGCTTTATATCCCGGTGGATCACCCCCCGGTTATGGGCGTAGCCCAACCCTGCGCAGATCTGCTTCGCGTATTCTATGGTCTCGGTAAGGGTGAACTTCTTTCTCCTCCTCAGGCTTTGTTCCAGGGTATAGCCGTCGATGTATTCCATTATTAGGAATTTGTATTTCCCCTGGTCTTCAAAATTGTAGAGCCTCACTATATTGGGATGGGTAAGTAACATCGAGGCTTTCGCCTCTTTCTTCAGGTCTTCTATTGCTTCCCGATTGTTGACCAGCTCCTGAGGGAGAAACTTGATGGCAACGGTGAGGGAAAGCTCGAGATCGAGTGCTTTGTAAACCACCCCCCGTCCTCCACGCCCCAATTCCCGGAGGATCTTATATCGCTCCCCGATGACCATTTGCGGTTTAAAGTAGGATACCGTCTCCGCCAGTTTGGGGTTGAGGCGATAGTTCTTTGGGGTGATCATCTGGGAGAGATCTGCACCGCACTTGATACAGTAGTAATTTCCATCGGGGTTCCAAGCGCCGCATTTACCACAATACATCTCTTCCCCTTCATAAAAACGAAGAAAGGATGGCAGAAAGCCACTTTTTACCTTTCAATTATACCGAGGAATGAAATAGGAGTCAAGAAGGAGGGAGATGCCTTTCTTCCATGGTTTCGAATGTTGGTCCCTTATGAGGAAGCTTTTTCTTTTTTCTCTTTTTGTTCCTCCTTTTCCGGGATGAGAAAGATAACCTTGGTTCCTTTGCCCACCTCGCTCTCGATGAATATCCTCCCTCCGTGTTTCTCGATGATGCTCTTCACGATGGGAAGGCCAAGTCCGGTTCCCTGGATCTGGGTGCTGGGGCGGTGAACCCGATGAAATTTTTCGAATACCCGTGGTATTTCATCCTTGGGGATGCCCATACCCGTATCCTCCACCTCGACCCTTATCATTCCATCCTCCCGAACAACCCTTATCCATACATTCCCCTGTTCCGGAGTGAACTTGATGGCGTTGGTGATGAGGTTTATCATCACCTGCTTCATCTGGTCGGGATCGGCAAAGACCTTGCCTATATCCGGTGCTACCTCGAGTGAAAGAGGGATACCCTTTTTCTCCGCCTGGGGCTTCAATTTCTCCACTACATCCTGGCACATATCCGGAAAATCGAACCAGACCTTCTTGGTGGGGATCCTCCCCGTTTCTATCTTCTGGATATCGAGCAGGTCCTCGATGAGCCGGGTGAGCCTCTTACCCTCATCGAGGATTATTTTAAGGAATTCGTTCCTCGTCTCCGCATCCATCTCCGGGTCGTTCAGGATGGTGGAGGCGAAACCGGTGATGGAGGCGAGAGGGGTGCGGAGCTCGTGGGAGACCGCGGAGACAAAGTCGGTCTTCATCCGGTCGATCTCGGCAAGCCGGGTTATGTCCTGAAGGAGGAGAGCTACCCCTAAAAACTCCCCTTGTGGTTCGCTGTAGATGGGGGCTATGTTCGCTCTTATAACCTTCGTCCCGGTTTCTATCTTCATCTCATAGAGATGGCGTTCCTCTGGGGATCCGCTCTTGAACTTGGCGATAACCGCTTCAACCTTCTTTCTTGTCTCCGGTTTATGACAGTCGTAGACACTTTTGCCCACCAGTTCATCCCCATCTATGTTCAGGATCGCCTCCGCCATCCGGTTTACCAAAAGCACCTTGTTCTCGGCATCGGTAACGATGAGCCCCTCGCCCATATTCTCGATCAGGTTCTCGAGATAGGCTTTTGATCTCGCTATTTCCTCCTCGAGCTTCCTTCCTCCAAGCGCCACCCCTATCTGATCGAGGAACCCTCTTACCCTTATTACATCCTCCTCCCCTAAGGGTTTGGTGTTTCCTATCCCTACTACCCCCAGTACCTCACCTCCCGCAGTTATCGGTATGTTTACGATGTAATCACAGCCAAGGAGATTGGCTATCATCGATGCGGCTGGTTTCAACTCCACCCGGTCGGTGAAATCCTTCACCAGCTCCGTTACTTCCATTGTTCCGTTCGAGAAGAGGGGACGTTTCTCCAACACCACCTTTCTCAGCTTACTTCCAGGAGAAAGTGGTATCTTAAGGCCAACGAGATCGAGCCCGGTAATCTCCTTTATCTTGGCATTCAGCGCTTCGGGCCTCGTGCTGTAGGTATAGACGAGGTACTTCTTGTCCTCGGAAAGGAGCAGCAGGTCGAAGAAGTGGTAGTTGTATATCGCTCGGGCTCCCTCACATATCATCCTGATCACCCGGGAGAGCTCTTCACCTGAGTTGAGCCTCAGGTTTATCTCCTGGATCAGCTGACTCTCACGCTCCAATACCTTGCGGTCGCTGATATCGCGGGAGGAGGCGAGCATAGCCACCACATTTCCCTCTTCATCCCGCACGCTTCCCGAGCGTAGTTCAGCGATGAACCTTTCCTTGTTCTTCCTCAAACCGATCAGCTCACCGGTCCATCCCCCTTTCAGCGTCTTTGGGATAACCTCGCGGAGGATCACATCCAGTTGTTCCGGTGCCCAGCAGTCGGCAACTCTGAATTTCAACGCCTCCTCTTTGCTGTATCCCCATATCTCGCAGAAGGCTTCGTTTACCTCTATTATCCTGCCGTCCACATCGGCGATGCAGATCGCATCCATAGAGCCGGAAAACGCTTGATAGAATAGCTTGAACCTCTCCTCCGCTTCCTTCATTTCGGATATGTCGAGTAATGCCTCTATCCCTCCGGTGATATTTCCGTTCTCGTCTCGTAAGAGATCAATGCTCCTTAATACCGTGATCCTCCTTCCGTCTTTGGTAAAGAAGTGCTTCTCTTTGCCGGAGACCGGTTTTTTTATCTCGGGGTCAAAAAGACCACAATGTTCGAGGCATTCCTCACACTCAAGGATGGAGCAGCTCTTGCCGATAAGCTCCTCCTTTCGGTAGCCAAGCAGACGCTCAAACTCACGGTTAACCTTCACTATCTTCCTATCGGGGCTTACGATGAAGACGGCAGCAGGGATAGCGTTGAACAGGATGTTCTCCACATACTCCTTCTCCCTTCGGAGCGCTTCCTCCAGCTCTTTCTTTTCGGTGATGTCTATAATTATCCCTTGATAGCCGATTACCTTTCCCCGGCTGTCTTTGACAGCAACCGCCGATTCCAAACAGTGGATCACCTCGCCGGTTTTCTTCCGATACGATACCTCGAGCTGAGATATCTTCCCCTTCTCCTTGAGCTGGTGGAGAAACCACTCCCGCTTTGCTGGTTCGAGGTAGATTTCCTTGGCGATATCGGTGGCGAGGAAATCCTCCTTGCGCCTGTAGCCAAAGAGTTTCACCAGGGATTCGCCTACATCAAGTAGGTTTCCCTCAGCATCTAAGAGGTATATCCCCTCCTTTAAATGTTCGAGGAGAGGGTCAAGTTGGAATCTTCCCTTTGACTTATCCTTTTCAGAAAGGCTTTTTCGCTGAGCCATTTTTCCGCGCTCCTCGCGCTAAGCTTGTTCCAAGATCTCTTTTACTTTGGCGACGAGTTCATTCACATCGAACGGCTTGGTTACATAGTAATCGGCGCCGAGCTTGTTCCCTTTTTCCCTATCCGTCATCTGTCCTTTAGAGGAGAGGATGAGGAAGGGGACCTTAACTAAGCGGGGTTGGCTCTTTACCCATTCGAGGAGGGCGAAACCGTCCATCCGGGGCATCATCACATCGGAGATGATGAGATCAGGAACATCTTTTTCCAATATCTCCTTCGCC contains:
- a CDS encoding PQQ-like beta-propeller repeat protein, with the translated sequence MMFRANLAHTGVYKTKGVPEFHRIRWKFKTGNAVDSSPAVADDIVYFGSHDHYLYALDAKSGKLKWRFETEGTVDSSPAVADGTVYFGSGDDYLYALDAKSGKLKWKFKTGNAVWSSPAVADGTVYFGSSDHYLYALDAKSGKLKWRFETGYWVRSSPAVANGTVYFGSYDSYLYALDAKSGKLKWRFETEDSVHSSPAVADGILYFGSTDHYLYALDAKSGKLKWRFKTEDEVVSSPAVADGTVYFGSDDHYLYALE
- a CDS encoding sensor domain-containing diguanylate cyclase — translated: MEDLPEQEKGSTSRLMFDFYREVGRTLTSTLELREVLTKLMDISTSLVPSEAWSLLLIDQEGEKLVFKEALGSKGGKLKGVKLKIGQGIAGWVAKEKKPALVNDVRKDPRFFPDIDKILGFKTKSILCVPLVSRNKTLGVIEIINKVGEGGRFTNYDLEKMELVADFASIAIENATLYEKTQLLAITDDLTGLYNSRYLFRKAREEMEKAKREGKPLSFIFLDLDFFKEVNDNYGHEVGGEVLKEVALLLKEESPRDCILVRYGGDEYIIVLPDTDVCEAKRLAENLREKIASHRFATAKGLDIRLTASFGIATYPKNASSVAELIRLADKAMYVIKNRTKNGVWLAGEEPPS
- a CDS encoding mannose-1-phosphate guanylyltransferase, with amino-acid sequence MFAVIMAGGSGTRFWPRSRKNLPKQFLPIASERTMIEETVSRLLPLVPYDKIFFVIGEAHRHLLRERIPEAPEENILVEPAGKSTAPCLGFAAAHLHRIDPDEVMVALPADHHIGDDDLFRLALSAAVERAKVGDNLITFGIKPSYPETGYGYIEVGEKEEEIKGCEIFKVNRFVEKPDRKKAESYLAAGNFFWNSGIFVFGIKTLLSAFSEHQPELYPLLEEIASARTEEEEKEAVVRFYAKAPVDSIDYAIMERAENILCVKGIFPWNDLGSFKALKAVWEKDDNGNRVRGEFFAIDSTENIIDSPKKPVAAIGVSHLVVVETDDVLLICHEDRAQEVKKIIAKLKEEGRDELL
- a CDS encoding phosphomannomutase/phosphoglucomutase gives rise to the protein MNQGIFRAYDIRGEVDKDLTPEVVHQLGLGIGTYLKERGKKLLSVGRDNRLSSESFSKALIKGLIETGAEVIDLGVVTTPLFYFSLHYLDLDGGVMVTGSHNPPSFNGFKICEGKKAIYGEKIQEVRKIIEKGEFASGTGSLSSRSLIDDYIEAIKERIKIERKLRVVIDAGNGTAGLIAPRLIRELGCEVKELYCELNGRFPHHHPDPTVPEYLTDLIKTVKEGGYDLGLGFDGDADRLGVIDEKGEIVWGDKLLIIFSRDVLKRNPGAPIIFEVKCSKTLIEDIEKHGGRPVMWKTGHSLIKKKMAEINAPLAGEMSGHLFFADNYYGFDDAIFAACRLLEILSREEKTISEHLADVPKTYFTPEIRLPCPDEIKFSVVEKAKKYFDEHYQTIDVDGVRVVFPDGWGLIRPSNTQPVIVLRFEADTEKRLNEIRRMMEDKLKEFMEGHKEGR
- a CDS encoding DUF362 domain-containing protein is translated as MSEVYFVSSRATENKSLIEKLIALINRVGNDFVDEGDLVAIKLHMGEEGGTRYLRPIFVSPIVSLIKERGGKPFLTDTNTLYIGKRKNAVDHLELAISHGFSYATIGAPVIIADGLISQDYVEVEVNLPRFKKVRIASAIYYADALIVLTHFKGHMITSFGGAIKNLGMGAAPRSGKQQMHAHIKPELRREELCIGCGECVAVCPVSAIKIIKGKASFDLKRCIGCGDCITICRQGAIRILWNEAPEVVAEKTVETAYAAWEKKRDKTVFFNFLLDITPDCDCFTFSDNPIVPDIGILASRDPVAIDQASVDLVNQQQGLKNSKLTSGFNPGEDKFRALFPDVDWRGWLSYAERIGLGTRRYRLINVTL
- a CDS encoding SUMF1/EgtB/PvdO family nonheme iron enzyme, with protein sequence MYCGKCGAWNPDGNYYCIKCGADLSQMITPKNYRLNPKLAETVSYFKPQMVIGERYKILRELGRGGRGVVYKALDLELSLTVAIKFLPQELVNNREAIEDLKKEAKASMLLTHPNIVRLYNFEDQGKYKFLIMEYIDGYTLEQSLRRRKKFTLTETIEYAKQICAGLGYAHNRGVIHRDIKPSNIMKTHEGVIKITDFGIAANIDDCLKRITHAKVIGTPLYMSPEQLLGEPTDQRSDIYSLGVVLYEFLTGQPPFPGGDVQSRILGEEPAPIPDVPERINEAILKALKKNKEERWNSASELAQALEGKPRTVRLPTVEKERTTSIFERIKRKLTGKKEEKGIPHLRARRFDLLGWVKNALLLLWGVGFGFFLFKTHPSLSPMSQLAFGISLVAQSFLIGIISDSVPISAISVFALSFIPFFGYWKGGKPLLFPRGGYLPFLFSGVNTLSAVITTEFKLIKPTISRALSSLRDLFIFWAAFAIGLVMLPLIEENGIRFEEGVVFFALALIFGFIARRFFIPPLATATVILCWGVWGIGFSYLLANFRELSSSVKIFFTLMPLSTFYTKLWEFPLLALGVYLLRRGIFTLAGYTRSGFAKAILGIFAVLLITAIALFLFLFIIFPDTGRGEMVLVPAGSFFMGTNLSDISQSHLSHKWDAEWFKNEQPQHKVFVDSFYIDKFEVTNRDYFKFLKETGYPPPPNWEKGRYPLGTGRHPVCDITLEDAKAYAKWAGKRLPTEEEWEKAARGEDKREFPWGNKDISISLFHLFTIYRCAYGEKEVGSTSAVGSHILGKSPYGTFDMAGNVAEWVDSPYRPYPGNRHKDVDYKKGFYVIRGGGWMSNPFFFRTPARAGMEPKQRSWEIGFRCVKPAN